The following are from one region of the Coffea eugenioides isolate CCC68of chromosome 2, Ceug_1.0, whole genome shotgun sequence genome:
- the LOC113762414 gene encoding uncharacterized protein LOC113762414 — translation MNSGANQESHQSRTQGPQAHPFIFKQKLFYLLSVLVLFVAISLSIPKTNHYKSHQLKSTLTSHPNFLNKLLRSFHPIANQNAPNPSSISPTSPYCLLWMAPFLSGGGYSSEAWSYILSLNNYMKKNEPPRFKFRLSIEQHGDLENLEFWEGLPFGMRNLAIELYQSKCRLNETIVICHSEPGAWYPPLFQTLPCPPTGFGDVKVVIGRTMFETDRVNAEHVKRCNQMDYVWVPTEFHVRSFVQSGVDPSKVVKIVQPVDLEFFDPVKHEPLELASIRSLVLGSETKNLSMGRNFVFLSVFKWEYRKGWDVLLRSYLKEFSNADDVALYLLTNPYHSDRDFGNKIVEYVEDSDLEKPVNGWAPVYVIDAHIAQVDLPRLYKAADAFVLPSRGEGWGRPVVEAMAMSLPVIATNWSGPTEYLTEDNSYPLPVERMSEVKEGPFKGHLWSEPSVQLLQVLMRHVITNPEKAKAKGMQAREDMISRFSPDIVAQIVTESIQQIVDNVL, via the coding sequence ATGAATTCAGGGGCAAACCAAGAATCCCATCAATCAAGAACTCAAGGCCcccaagctcacccctttatcTTTAAACAGAAACTCTTTTATCTACTATCAGTCTTGGTGCTCTTTGTGGCAATTTCTTTGAGTATCCCCAAAACGAACCACTACAAATCGCACCAACTAAAATCAACCCTCACATCACACCCCAATTTCCTAAACAAACTCCTAAGATCCTTCCACCCAATTGCAAACCAAAATGCCCCAAATCCCTCGAGCATTAGTCCCACTTCCCCTTACTGTCTGCTGTGGATGGCACCTTTCCTTTCAGGAGGTGGGTACAGCTCTGAAGCTTGGTCTTACATTTTATCCTTAAATAATTACATGAAAAAGAATGAACCCCCGAGATTTAAATTTAGATTGAGCATTGAGCAGCACGGTGATTTAGAAAATCTTGAATTTTGGGAGGGTTTACCGTTCGGAATGAGGAACTTGGCTATTGAGCTTTATCAAAGTAAGTGTAGATTGAATGAGACTATTGTAATTTGTCATAGTGAGCCAGGTGCTTGGTATCCTCCACTGTTTCAGACCCTTCCATGCCCACCAACCGGTTTTGGTGATGTTAAGGTTGTGATTGGGAGGACTATGTTTGAGACTGATAGGGTGAACGCTGAGCATGTTAAGAGGTGTAATCAGATGGATTATGTCTGGGTTCCTACTGAATTTCATGtaaggagttttgtgcaaagtGGGGTTGATCCTTCGAAGGTTGTCAAGATTGTTCAGCCTGTTGATTTGGAGTTTTTTGATCCAGTAAAGCACGAGCCTTTGGAACTTGCCTCAATAAGGTCGTTGGTGTTAGGGTCAGAGACTAAGAACTTGAGTATGGGGAGAAATTTTGTGTTCTTGAGCGTTTTCAAATGGGAGTATAGAAAAGGGTGGGATGTGTTATTGAGGTCTTACTTGAAGGAATTTTCAAATGCTGATGATGTTGCTTTGTATTTGTTAACGAATCCTTACCATTCTGATAGAGATTTTGGTAATAAGATTGTTGAATATGTAGAGGACTCAGACTTGGAAAAACCTGTTAATGGTTGGGCTCCAGTTTACGTCATTGATGCACATATAGCTCAGGTTGATTTGCCAAGACTCTACAAGGCAGCTGATGCATTTGTTCTGCCATCGAGAGGAGAAGGCTGGGGTAGGCCTGTAGTGGAGGCCATGGCTATGTCATTACCGGTGATTGCTACAAACTGGTCGGGGCCAACTGAGTACTTGACAGAGGATAATAGTTACCCATTACCTGTGGAACGAATGAGTGAAGTGAAAGAAGGCCCATTTAAAGGCCATTTATGGTCTGAGCCCTCTGTCCAGCTGCTGCAAGTTCTGATGAGGCATGTAATTACCAACCCTGAAAAAGCTAAAGCCAAAGGAATGCAGGCAAGGGAAGACATGATCAGTAGATTCTCCCCTGACATTGTTGCCCAGATTGTTACTGAAAGCATACAGCAGATTGTTGATAACGTGCTCTAG
- the LOC113761995 gene encoding uncharacterized protein LOC113761995 isoform X2 — protein sequence MATSATVSISALSNIQGGETRERKGNINSAKDKGRRELLFSAAATVAQVTDSRTDLLKKYLKKSEENKTKNDKELLQAQLQRLLWLAGRDSEAEERTAF from the exons ATGGCTACATCTGCTACAGTTAGCATTTCAGCTTTATCTAATATACAAGGAGGTGAAACcagagaaagaaaagggaacATAAACAGTGCAAAAGACAAGGGAAGAAGAGAGCTGCTTTTTTCTGCTGCTGCGACAGTTGCTCAAGTAACTGATTCCAGGACCGACCTGCTTAAAA AATATTTGAAGAAATCCGAAGAAAACAAGACCAAAAATGACAAAGAG TTACTACAAGCGCAACTACAAAGATTACTTTGGCTTGCTGGAAGGGACTCTGAAGCAGAAGAAAGAACAGCTTTCTGA
- the LOC113763785 gene encoding inositol oxygenase 1-like translates to MTINAEQHNHGSEVEDKKTDSVADDLFSDSGVVVPKSAANDGFVVPGSNAFGNSFRDYHAETERKKIVEELYRLSHINQTYDFVKKMREAYKKMDRVEMSIWECCELLNDVVDDSDPDLDEPQMEHLLQTAEAIRRDYPDEDWLHLTGLIHDLGKVLLLPSFGGLPQWAVVGDTFPLGCAFDESIVHHEFFKDSPDYNNPAYNTKHGVYTEGCGLENVLMSWGHDDYMYLVAKENETTLPPAALFIIRYHSFYALHKAGAYKHLMNEEDVENLKWLQIFNKYDLYSKSKVRIEVEKVKPYYQSLIEKYFPSKLKW, encoded by the exons ATGACTATCAACGCCGAGCAACATAACCATG GGTCTGAAGTAGAGGATAAAAAGACAGATTCCGTCGCTGATGATCTCTTCTCAGACAGTGGAGTCGTGGTTCCAAAGAGTGCGGCAAATGATGGATTTGTTGTGCCTGGAAGCAATGCATTTGGCAACTCATTTAG GGATTATCATGCAGAAACCGAAAGGAAGAAAATAGTTGAAGAATTATATCGACTCAGCCACATTAACCAGACCTATGACTTT GTGAAGAAAATGAGGGAAGCTTATAAGAAAATGGACAGGGTGGAGATGAGCATATGGGAGTGCTGTGAACTGCTTAATGATGTCGTGGATGATAGTGATCCTGACTTGGATGAGCCACAGATGGAGCACTTGCTCCAAACTGCTGAAGCTATCAGAAGAGACTATCCAGATGAAGATTGGTTGCACCTAACTGGCCTAATCCATG ACCTCGGCAAAGTGCTTCTCCTGCCTAGTTTTGGAGGGCTTCCACAGTGGGCTGTTGTGG GTGACACATTTCCCCTCGGCTGTGCATTTGATGAGTCAATCGTTCATCATGAG TTTTTCAAGGACAGCCCTGACTATAACAACCCCGCTTACAACACCAAACATGGAGTGTATACTGAAGGATGCGGGCTGGAAAATGTTCTGATGTCTTGGGGGCACGATGACTATATGTACTTG GTGGCCAAAGAAAACGAAACCACCTTACCACCTGCAGCATTGTTCATCATCCGATACCATTCCTTTTACG CCTTGCACAAGGCTGGTGCATACAAGCACCTGATGAATGAGGAGGATGTTGAAAATCTGAAATGGCTCCAGATATTCAA CAAATACGATCTGTACAGCAAAAGTAAAGTCAGGATTGAGGTGGAGAAGGTCAAGCCATATTATCAATCCCTCATTGAGAAG TACTTTCCTTCCAAGCTCAAATGGTGA
- the LOC113763871 gene encoding apoptosis-inducing factor 2-like isoform X1 — protein MGLDDLAVEKKRVVVIGGGAAGSLAAKTLQNYADVYLIDTKEYFEITWASLRSMVEPSFARRSLINHVEYLPKAHVVATTAVDLTDSEVLTTEGRMVAYDYLVIATGHMGDGPSTKAEKLNYYQAEHEKISSANSILIIGGGPTGVELAGEIAVDFPDKKVTLVHRGSRLLEFIGERAGKKALDWLISKNVEVILGQSVNLNESSNGVYQTSAGETIEADCHFICIGKPVASSWLKKTTFGDRVDVHGKLMVDANLRVKGHKNVFGIGDVTDIPELKQGYLAEQHALVAAKNVKLLIKGENEKRLATYKPASSALAIVSLGRREAVAQIFCITIVGRLPGLIKSGDLFVGKTRKQLGLSSNVD, from the exons ATGGGTCTGGACGATTTGGCCGTTGAGAAGAAGAGAGTTGTGGTTATTGGTGGCGGAGCTGCGGGTTCTCTGGCAGCTAAGACCCTTCAAAACTATGCAGATGTTTACCTGATTGATAC GAAAGAGTATTTTGAAATCACCTGGGCAAGCTTGAGATCAATGGTTGAACCTTCATTTGCGAGAAGATCGTTAATTAATCATGTAGAATACCTGCCTAAAGCACACGTCGTCGCAACCACTGCAGTTGATCTCACAGACAGTGAAGTCCTGACCACAGAAGGACGCATGGTAGCTTATGATTATCTTGTAATTGCCACAGGCCACATGGGTGATGGCCCCAGCACAAAGGCTGAGAAGCTTAATTACTACCAAGCAG AACATGAGAAGATAAGTTCTGCAAACTCAATATTGATAATTGGCGGGGGGCCAACTGGTGTAGAACTTGCTGGTGAAATAGCTGTGGATTTTCCTGATAAGAAGGTGACACTGGTTCATCGGGGATCTAGGTTGTTAGAGTTTATTGGAGAAAGGGCAGGAAAAAAGGCACTTGATTGGTTGATCTCAAAGAATGTTGAAGTCATCCTGGGGCAGTCAGTTAACTTGAATGAAAGTTCAAATGGCGTTTATCAAACATCTGCCGGAGAAACCATCGAGGCTGATTGCCACTTTATCTGCATAGGCAAGCCAGTTGCTTCATCCTGGCTAAAGAAGACTACTTTTGGTGACAGGGTGGATGTCCATGGAAAGTTAATGGTGGATGCAAATTTGAGAGTCAAAGGTCACAAGAATGTGTTTGGTATTGGTGATGTCACTGATATTCCT GAACTCAAACAAGGCTACCTGGCTGAACAGCATGCTTTGGTGGCTGCTAAGAATGTGAAGCTGTTGATAAAAGGAGAAAACGAGAAGAGATTGGCAACGTATAAGCCTGCTTCATCAGCATTGGCAATCGTTTCACTGGGGAGAAGAGAAGCAGTGGCTCAAATTTTTTGTATAACCATTGTTGGGCGCCTGCCTGGCTTGATAAAATCTGGGGACTTATTTGTTGGGAAGACGAGAAAACAACTAGGCCTAAGCTCCAATGTTGACTAG
- the LOC113763710 gene encoding nudix hydrolase 26, chloroplastic, translating into MCHQTVVISTKQRGQFQSIRFSIDGKDETPINSRVGLRASVMALCLCRYIILSCHPRHRHQALSATARNNNFSSLYCPPNHCQKFTSALSIDPHHRHKRFRASFCAQSSSIMQNPPQGYRRNVGICLMNPSSKKIFAASRLDIPDAWQMPQGGIDESEDPRTAAARELREETGVTTADIVAEVPYWLTYDFPPAVREKLNRQWGSDWKGQAQKWFLFKFNGNDDEINLLGDGTEKAEFGEWAWMSAEQVINHAVDFKKPVYEEVLSVFSTYLQ; encoded by the exons ATGTGCCATCAAACAGTTGTAATTTCCACAAAACAGAGGGGTCAATTTCAAAGTATCAGATTCTCCATTGATGGAAAAGATGAGACGCCCATCAACAGTAGAGTGGGCTTGCGAGCGAGTGTGATGGCTTTATGTTTGTGCCGATACATCATCCTAAGCTGCCATCCTCGGCACCGCCATCAAGCCCTCTCTGCCACTGCAAGAAATAACAATTTCTCTTCGCTTTATTGTCCTCCAAATCACTGCCAAAAATTTACTTCTGCCCTCTCGATTGATCCTCATCATCGTCATAAACGCTTCAGAGCTTCATTTTGTGCTCaatcatcatcaatcatgcAAAACCCGCCTCAAGGTTATAGAAGAAACGTTGGTATTTGTCTCATGAATCCCTCTTCTAAAAAG ATTTTTGCAGCATCAAGACTTGACATACCTGACGCCTGGCAAATGCCTCAG GGTGGGATTGATGAAAGTGAAGATCCAAGAACTGCAGCTGCAAGGGAATTGAGAGAAGAAACAGGAGTTACTACAGCAGATATTGTTGCTGAG GTGCCTTATTGGTTGACTTATGATTTCCCTCCAGCTGTGCGGGAGAAACTAAATCGTCAATGGGGATCAGACTGGAAAGGTCAAGCTCAGAAATG gtttcttttcaaattcaatggAAATGATGATGAAATCAATCTTTTGGGTGATGGTACTGAGAAGGCTGAATTTGGAGAATGGGCATGGATGTCAGCAGAACAAGTAATTAATCAT GCAGTGGATTTCAAGAAACCTGTTTATGAGGAAGTTTTGTCTGTTTTCTCAACATATCTGCAGTAA
- the LOC113761995 gene encoding uncharacterized protein LOC113761995 isoform X1 encodes MATSATVSISALSNIQGGETRERKGNINSAKDKGRRELLFSAAATVAQVTDSRTDLLKKYLKKSEENKTKNDKERLDSYYKRNYKDYFGLLEGTLKQKKEQLSESEKGILEWLEKNK; translated from the exons ATGGCTACATCTGCTACAGTTAGCATTTCAGCTTTATCTAATATACAAGGAGGTGAAACcagagaaagaaaagggaacATAAACAGTGCAAAAGACAAGGGAAGAAGAGAGCTGCTTTTTTCTGCTGCTGCGACAGTTGCTCAAGTAACTGATTCCAGGACCGACCTGCTTAAAA AATATTTGAAGAAATCCGAAGAAAACAAGACCAAAAATGACAAAGAG AGACTGGATAGTTACTACAAGCGCAACTACAAAGATTACTTTGGCTTGCTGGAAGGGACTCTGAAGCAGAAGAAAGAACAGCTTTCTGAATCAGAGAAGGGCATACTTGAGTGGCTTGAAAAGAACAAATGA
- the LOC113763871 gene encoding apoptosis-inducing factor 2-like isoform X2, which produces MQFLLHILSMFRSNVRFTNTRKEYFEITWASLRSMVEPSFARRSLINHVEYLPKAHVVATTAVDLTDSEVLTTEGRMVAYDYLVIATGHMGDGPSTKAEKLNYYQAEHEKISSANSILIIGGGPTGVELAGEIAVDFPDKKVTLVHRGSRLLEFIGERAGKKALDWLISKNVEVILGQSVNLNESSNGVYQTSAGETIEADCHFICIGKPVASSWLKKTTFGDRVDVHGKLMVDANLRVKGHKNVFGIGDVTDIPELKQGYLAEQHALVAAKNVKLLIKGENEKRLATYKPASSALAIVSLGRREAVAQIFCITIVGRLPGLIKSGDLFVGKTRKQLGLSSNVD; this is translated from the exons ATGCAATTTCTCCTGCACATCCTCTCCATGTTCAGGAGCAATGTCAGGTTCACCAATACCAG GAAAGAGTATTTTGAAATCACCTGGGCAAGCTTGAGATCAATGGTTGAACCTTCATTTGCGAGAAGATCGTTAATTAATCATGTAGAATACCTGCCTAAAGCACACGTCGTCGCAACCACTGCAGTTGATCTCACAGACAGTGAAGTCCTGACCACAGAAGGACGCATGGTAGCTTATGATTATCTTGTAATTGCCACAGGCCACATGGGTGATGGCCCCAGCACAAAGGCTGAGAAGCTTAATTACTACCAAGCAG AACATGAGAAGATAAGTTCTGCAAACTCAATATTGATAATTGGCGGGGGGCCAACTGGTGTAGAACTTGCTGGTGAAATAGCTGTGGATTTTCCTGATAAGAAGGTGACACTGGTTCATCGGGGATCTAGGTTGTTAGAGTTTATTGGAGAAAGGGCAGGAAAAAAGGCACTTGATTGGTTGATCTCAAAGAATGTTGAAGTCATCCTGGGGCAGTCAGTTAACTTGAATGAAAGTTCAAATGGCGTTTATCAAACATCTGCCGGAGAAACCATCGAGGCTGATTGCCACTTTATCTGCATAGGCAAGCCAGTTGCTTCATCCTGGCTAAAGAAGACTACTTTTGGTGACAGGGTGGATGTCCATGGAAAGTTAATGGTGGATGCAAATTTGAGAGTCAAAGGTCACAAGAATGTGTTTGGTATTGGTGATGTCACTGATATTCCT GAACTCAAACAAGGCTACCTGGCTGAACAGCATGCTTTGGTGGCTGCTAAGAATGTGAAGCTGTTGATAAAAGGAGAAAACGAGAAGAGATTGGCAACGTATAAGCCTGCTTCATCAGCATTGGCAATCGTTTCACTGGGGAGAAGAGAAGCAGTGGCTCAAATTTTTTGTATAACCATTGTTGGGCGCCTGCCTGGCTTGATAAAATCTGGGGACTTATTTGTTGGGAAGACGAGAAAACAACTAGGCCTAAGCTCCAATGTTGACTAG
- the LOC113761773 gene encoding uricase, translating to MAEGAVVEGLKLEQRHGKERVRVGRVWRDVDGTHHFVEWNVSIRLLSDCIPAYVTGDNSNIVATDTMKNTVYVKAKECSERIPVEVFAIKLANHFSTFYDPVTTAIVNIAEKQWERVSVDGQSHKHGFKFGSEEHTTEVVVKKCGALQVTSGIGKLKLLKTTQSGFEGFIRDKYTMLPDTQERLLGTEVTASWRYAFDSLENIPVQPLYFFNSYTGVKKVLVDTFFGTPKMRVYSPSVQYTLYEMAKAVLGRFHDLSSVDLKMPNIHFLPVNLSSKDNPVIVKFEDDVYLPTDEPHGAIEASLSRIRSKM from the exons ATGGCAGAAGGGGCGGTTGTTGAAGGGCTGAAGCTAGAGCAGCGCCACGGCAAGGAAAGAGTGAGAGTTGGGAGAGTGTGGAGAGATGTTGACGGCACCCATCATTTCGTCGAGTGGAACGTCAGCATCCGCCTCCTCTCCGATTGTATCCCTGCATATGTCACGGGCGACAATTCTAACATCGTCGCCACCGATACCATGAAAAACACC GTGTATGTTAAAGCCAAGGAATGTTCTGAACGGATCCCAGTGGAGGTTTTTGCCATTAAACTTGCCAACCACTTCTCTACTTTCTACGACCCG GTCACCACTGCAATTGTCAATATTGCGGAAAAGCAATGGGAGCGTGTCTCTGTAGATGGTCAATCCCATAAACATG GTTTTAAGTTTGGATCTGAGGAGCATACGACAGAAGTTGTAGTAAAGAAATGCGGAGCTTTGCAGGTGACTTCTGGTATTGGAAAACTGAAATTGCTTAAGACAACTCAA TCAGGCTTTGAAGGATTTATAAGGGACAAATACACGATGCTGCCAGATACACAGGAGAGATTATTGGGAACTGAGGTCACTGCATCATGGAG ATATGCTTTCGATTCTCTTGAAAATATCCCTGTGCAGCCACTTTACTTTTTCAATAGCTATACTGGTGTGAAAAAGGTTTTGGTCGACACTTTCTTTGGCACTCCTAAAATGCGAGTATACAGTCCATCTGTTCAGTACACTCTATACGAGATGGCAAAGGCTGTTCTGGGAAg GTTTCATGATTTATCATCAGTTGACTTGAAGATGCCAAACATTCATTTCCTACCAGTTAACCTGTCGAGCAAAGATAATCCGGTCATTGTCAAA TTTGAAGATGATGTATATTTACCAACTGATGAACCACATGGAGCAATTGAAGCGAGTCTAAGCCGCATTCGTTCGAAGATGTAA
- the LOC113763871 gene encoding apoptosis-inducing factor 2-like isoform X3 encodes MVEPSFARRSLINHVEYLPKAHVVATTAVDLTDSEVLTTEGRMVAYDYLVIATGHMGDGPSTKAEKLNYYQAEHEKISSANSILIIGGGPTGVELAGEIAVDFPDKKVTLVHRGSRLLEFIGERAGKKALDWLISKNVEVILGQSVNLNESSNGVYQTSAGETIEADCHFICIGKPVASSWLKKTTFGDRVDVHGKLMVDANLRVKGHKNVFGIGDVTDIPELKQGYLAEQHALVAAKNVKLLIKGENEKRLATYKPASSALAIVSLGRREAVAQIFCITIVGRLPGLIKSGDLFVGKTRKQLGLSSNVD; translated from the exons ATGGTTGAACCTTCATTTGCGAGAAGATCGTTAATTAATCATGTAGAATACCTGCCTAAAGCACACGTCGTCGCAACCACTGCAGTTGATCTCACAGACAGTGAAGTCCTGACCACAGAAGGACGCATGGTAGCTTATGATTATCTTGTAATTGCCACAGGCCACATGGGTGATGGCCCCAGCACAAAGGCTGAGAAGCTTAATTACTACCAAGCAG AACATGAGAAGATAAGTTCTGCAAACTCAATATTGATAATTGGCGGGGGGCCAACTGGTGTAGAACTTGCTGGTGAAATAGCTGTGGATTTTCCTGATAAGAAGGTGACACTGGTTCATCGGGGATCTAGGTTGTTAGAGTTTATTGGAGAAAGGGCAGGAAAAAAGGCACTTGATTGGTTGATCTCAAAGAATGTTGAAGTCATCCTGGGGCAGTCAGTTAACTTGAATGAAAGTTCAAATGGCGTTTATCAAACATCTGCCGGAGAAACCATCGAGGCTGATTGCCACTTTATCTGCATAGGCAAGCCAGTTGCTTCATCCTGGCTAAAGAAGACTACTTTTGGTGACAGGGTGGATGTCCATGGAAAGTTAATGGTGGATGCAAATTTGAGAGTCAAAGGTCACAAGAATGTGTTTGGTATTGGTGATGTCACTGATATTCCT GAACTCAAACAAGGCTACCTGGCTGAACAGCATGCTTTGGTGGCTGCTAAGAATGTGAAGCTGTTGATAAAAGGAGAAAACGAGAAGAGATTGGCAACGTATAAGCCTGCTTCATCAGCATTGGCAATCGTTTCACTGGGGAGAAGAGAAGCAGTGGCTCAAATTTTTTGTATAACCATTGTTGGGCGCCTGCCTGGCTTGATAAAATCTGGGGACTTATTTGTTGGGAAGACGAGAAAACAACTAGGCCTAAGCTCCAATGTTGACTAG